Within the Gloeobacter kilaueensis JS1 genome, the region GTGACGCTTATTTTTGCGAGTACGTTTCGGGCGTTGGCTCGTCGTCAGGTGACGCTGATGGAGACGGCGGGTACACAGTTGGAGTTGCGCTGGCGGATGGCAGGCGGGAGGGCACTGAGCAATGTCAGTTAAGATGGGCGGCGGCGAAGACGATGGCGTCGCCGGTGAGATCAACGTCGTTCCACTGATCGACGTCTTGTTCTCGATCCTGACGTTCTTCGTGCTCGCTTCGATCTTTCTCACTCGTCAGCATACGCTTCCTCTCGATCTGCCGAAGGTGACCCCCGGCGATCCGCAGCAGCAGCTCAGCAAACAGTTGACGCTGACGATCACCGACAAGGGCAAGTATCTTCTTGACAAGACTCCGATCGAACTGGACAAGATCGGCCCGACAATCAAGGCGGCGCTCGACAGCAATCCCAACGAGATGGTCGTAATCGCCGGCAACAAAGAAGCAGAGTATCAGTACATCGTATTTGTTCTCGACGCCCTCAGGAAGGTCAATGCAACCCGGATCGCTATGGCAACAGACACCGAGTAGCGGTGGCAAGATCATCGTTCTGTGCTTTCTCGGCAGCGCCATCCTGCACGCCGGACTGTTCATGGTCCGCCTGCCCGAACCCAAAGCCCCCGAACTGCACAAAACCCAGAATGTCGTCATGGTCTCACCGGTCCAACCAAAAAAGCTGCCTCCCAAACCCAAACCCGAACCTCCCAAACCCAAACCCCCTGAACCGAAGCTCACCAAAAAAGTCGTCCGCCAGAGTGCCCCTCAAAAAGCAAAAGCCTCCCGTCCGATTCTCAGCACCAAGGCGACCACTCCCAGTGAATCGACCGTCTCGGAGAGTCAAATTGCGGGTTCGCGGGGCACCGGTTACGGCACCGATTCAGGCAACGACAACGGCAGCACCAGCCCGACGGGCGTCGATAACGGCAGTGGAGGCAGTGCGCCTGTGGAGGCACCGCCGCCTCCCCCGCCGCCGCCGTTGGTGAATGCGCGGCCCAAAGGAGCGGTGCAGCCGGACTATCCGGAGATAGCCCAGCAGAACAACTGGGAAGGCAAGGTGATCGTCAAGGCGTACATCAACGCGGACGGGAGTGTGGGGGAGGTGCAGGTGGTGCGTTCGTCTGGTCATGCAGAGTTGGACCAGGCGGCAATCGAGGCGGTGAAGCGGACGCGCTTTGAGCCAGCGCATCGTGGGGAAGAAGCGGTAGCGGCGTGGGTGCGGGTGCCCATCACCTTCTCCCTCCAGTAAGCGACGATCTACGCTCCGTCGGGGTGGACCTGCCCCTGCTTGATCGTAAGAACAGTAGCCGAGTGCAACCACTGGCTGTCAAAAAGTCCCAGATGGGTCGTCGTCACGATCGTCTGGACGCGCTCCCCAATCGCGCCAAGAAGCTGGTCCTGCCGGTGCAGATCCAGTTCTGCCAGCACGTCGTCGAGCAATAAAAGCGGCACCTCGCCCGTCACCTGC harbors:
- a CDS encoding ExbD/TolR family protein, translating into MGGGEDDGVAGEINVVPLIDVLFSILTFFVLASIFLTRQHTLPLDLPKVTPGDPQQQLSKQLTLTITDKGKYLLDKTPIELDKIGPTIKAALDSNPNEMVVIAGNKEAEYQYIVFVLDALRKVNATRIAMATDTE
- a CDS encoding energy transducer TonB; translated protein: MQPGSLWQQTPSSGGKIIVLCFLGSAILHAGLFMVRLPEPKAPELHKTQNVVMVSPVQPKKLPPKPKPEPPKPKPPEPKLTKKVVRQSAPQKAKASRPILSTKATTPSESTVSESQIAGSRGTGYGTDSGNDNGSTSPTGVDNGSGGSAPVEAPPPPPPPPLVNARPKGAVQPDYPEIAQQNNWEGKVIVKAYINADGSVGEVQVVRSSGHAELDQAAIEAVKRTRFEPAHRGEEAVAAWVRVPITFSLQ